One part of the Methylobacterium mesophilicum SR1.6/6 genome encodes these proteins:
- a CDS encoding copper-binding protein, which yields MRRLILSAALAAALVGPVPEPAGAQPAKGAPAALERARETMANRFRDTKLTGDPDRDFAELLIASYEETLFLAKTQLDYGGDRQLRETAQKIQDEQQARIDALKQWLVRSREAGYRPQPNQTPSGEGPLDRQAKGAPAQARPEPPPAEKAASQPAAPASPSNAPLVAGTVKKVDDAAGKVTLDHETIPNIGMDAMTMAYKVQDPAMLKGLKPGERVRFSADRVNGSIAVTRIQKAK from the coding sequence ATGCGACGCCTGATCCTGTCCGCCGCGCTCGCCGCGGCCCTCGTCGGCCCGGTCCCGGAACCCGCCGGCGCCCAGCCCGCGAAGGGCGCGCCGGCCGCCCTGGAACGGGCGCGCGAGACGATGGCGAACCGTTTCCGGGACACGAAGCTGACCGGCGACCCGGACCGGGATTTCGCCGAGCTGCTCATCGCCAGTTACGAGGAGACGCTGTTCCTGGCCAAGACGCAGCTCGACTATGGCGGGGACCGGCAGCTGCGGGAGACCGCCCAGAAGATCCAGGACGAGCAGCAGGCGAGGATCGACGCCCTGAAGCAGTGGCTGGTCCGCAGCCGCGAGGCCGGGTACCGGCCGCAGCCGAACCAGACGCCGTCGGGCGAAGGACCGCTTGACCGCCAGGCGAAGGGGGCCCCGGCCCAGGCCCGGCCCGAACCGCCTCCCGCGGAGAAGGCGGCCTCGCAGCCGGCCGCGCCGGCGTCGCCGTCCAACGCTCCCCTCGTCGCCGGGACCGTGAAGAAGGTCGACGACGCCGCGGGCAAGGTGACCCTCGACCACGAGACCATCCCGAACATCGGGATGGACGCGATGACCATGGCCTACAAGGTCCAGGACCCGGCCATGCTCAAGGGCCTGAAGCCCGGCGAGCGGGTGCGGTTCTCGGCCGACCGGGTGAACGGGTCCATCGCCGTCACGCGCATCCAGAAGGCCAAGTGA
- a CDS encoding copper-binding protein, with amino-acid sequence MRRKITLAVLSAAFLAVAAPAWAQSVKGTVTKVDPAAGKVTLDHAAIPKLDMDAMTMAYAVKDPAMLKDLKAGDKVDFDVAETGGAYTVTKIQKAK; translated from the coding sequence ATGAGACGCAAGATCACGCTCGCCGTTCTTTCCGCGGCCTTCCTGGCGGTCGCGGCGCCGGCGTGGGCGCAGTCCGTGAAGGGGACGGTGACGAAGGTCGACCCGGCCGCCGGCAAGGTGACGCTAGACCACGCCGCGATCCCGAAGCTCGACATGGACGCGATGACGATGGCCTACGCGGTCAAGGATCCCGCGATGCTCAAGGATCTCAAGGCCGGCGACAAGGTCGACTTCGACGTCGCCGAGACGGGCGGGGCCTACACCGTCACGAAGATCCAGAAGGCGAAGTAG
- a CDS encoding multicopper oxidase family protein: MTDISRRGILGAGGLVLAGTSMISGRVQAAGLPEAPIMDKATMQPPLYPSSGPDYQPVVTLNGWTLPWRMRGDWKEFHLIAEPVVREMSPGMNARLWGYNGQSPGPTIEAVEGDKVRIFVTNRLPEATAVHWHGQTLPNGMDGVAGLTQPGIPPGKTFVYEFILRRSGTFMYHPHSDEMVQMAMGMMGFFVVHPRDPAERRVDRDFVWLLNAYDIEAGSYVPKVNTMLDMNMWCFNSRVWPGIDPMVARQGDKVRMRFGNLTMTNHPIHVHGVDFKVTGTDGGWIDENRQWSEVSTDVAVGQMRAIEFNADNPGDWAIHCHKSHHTMNAMGHSVRTYIGVNMKSTAKQIQRIAPGYMPMGSTGGGMMSEMEMPLPDNTLPMMTGAGPFGSVEMGGMFTVLKVRPGLAAGDYRDPGWYRHPEGTLAYEWTGEPMPEPARAPDTPKGRRARQTDLRAVDPRTRRTASNSGGHEH; the protein is encoded by the coding sequence ATGACCGACATCTCGCGCAGGGGCATCCTCGGGGCCGGGGGCCTCGTGCTCGCCGGCACGTCGATGATCAGCGGGCGGGTCCAGGCCGCGGGCCTGCCGGAGGCCCCGATCATGGACAAGGCGACCATGCAGCCCCCGCTCTACCCAAGCAGCGGGCCCGACTACCAGCCGGTGGTGACGCTCAACGGGTGGACGCTGCCCTGGCGCATGCGCGGCGACTGGAAGGAGTTCCACCTGATCGCCGAGCCGGTCGTGCGGGAGATGTCGCCCGGCATGAACGCGCGGCTCTGGGGCTACAACGGGCAGTCGCCGGGACCGACCATCGAGGCGGTCGAGGGCGACAAGGTCCGGATCTTCGTCACCAACCGCCTCCCGGAGGCGACCGCCGTGCACTGGCACGGGCAGACGCTGCCCAACGGCATGGACGGGGTCGCCGGGCTGACCCAGCCCGGCATCCCGCCGGGAAAGACCTTCGTCTACGAGTTCATCCTGAGGCGCTCCGGCACCTTCATGTACCACCCGCACTCGGACGAGATGGTCCAGATGGCGATGGGCATGATGGGCTTCTTCGTCGTCCATCCGCGCGACCCGGCCGAGCGGCGGGTCGACCGCGACTTCGTGTGGCTCCTGAACGCCTACGACATCGAGGCCGGGTCGTACGTGCCCAAGGTCAACACGATGCTCGACATGAACATGTGGTGCTTCAACAGCCGCGTGTGGCCGGGCATCGACCCCATGGTCGCGCGCCAGGGCGACAAGGTGCGGATGCGCTTCGGCAACCTGACCATGACCAACCACCCCATCCACGTCCACGGCGTCGACTTCAAGGTCACCGGCACCGACGGCGGCTGGATCGACGAGAACCGGCAGTGGTCGGAAGTCTCGACCGACGTCGCGGTCGGGCAGATGCGGGCCATCGAGTTCAACGCCGACAACCCGGGCGACTGGGCGATCCACTGCCACAAGTCGCACCACACCATGAACGCCATGGGCCACTCGGTCCGGACCTACATCGGCGTGAACATGAAGAGCACGGCCAAGCAGATCCAGAGGATCGCGCCGGGCTACATGCCGATGGGCTCGACGGGCGGCGGCATGATGTCCGAGATGGAGATGCCGCTGCCGGACAACACGCTGCCGATGATGACCGGTGCGGGCCCGTTCGGGTCCGTCGAGATGGGCGGGATGTTCACCGTCCTGAAGGTCCGCCCAGGGCTGGCGGCCGGCGATTACCGCGACCCCGGCTGGTACCGGCACCCGGAAGGCACCCTCGCCTACGAGTGGACCGGCGAGCCGATGCCCGAGCCGGCCCGCGCCCCGGACACGCCCAAGGGCCGGCGCGCGCGCCAGACCGACCTGCGGGCCGTCGATCCGCGAACGCGCCGGACGGCGTCGAATTCGGGCGGCCACGAGCACTGA
- a CDS encoding TolC family protein, translating to MGCLSTAPGRTGPTTRAPGDIARTRPGRLAASLAIPALLLGGCASFSPDAGLSVAGGYAALDLRKDIVKADDQGIAPTADARVDALLRRPLTADGAVQVALLRNRGLQAAFNDLGVSEAQYVQATLPPSPRLSITQWGLGFNTEIERSVAASVLELATLPVRAEIARQRFTADQYNAAEQVLRLGGEARRQYYRTVAANQATAFLEQALAGAGSASTLATQLGETGALNKLEQAREHAFYSELGAQLAKARVQQRAERERLTRLLGLWGREIEFRLPNGLPALPGRLVDGRAIEAEAMSKRADVQAARFELQSLVGQFGLNQASGFVSVFDAGFANRFSRSRAAGGEGGAPKVDKASLNGFSADLVVPIYDFGATAVRGAQESYLASANRLAERAVNARSEVREAFQRYRGQYDITRHYQTSVLPLRRTIQDQALLQYSGMLLDVTTLIVDARARILSNIQAIEAQRDFWIAATDLKAATVGGGFSADNFGGEPAGGSPGTSLAVATPGG from the coding sequence ATGGGATGCCTGTCGACCGCGCCGGGACGCACCGGTCCGACCACGCGCGCGCCAGGCGACATCGCCCGGACGCGTCCCGGGCGCTTGGCCGCGAGCCTGGCCATCCCGGCCCTCCTCCTGGGGGGCTGCGCGAGCTTCTCGCCGGACGCAGGCCTCTCCGTCGCCGGCGGCTACGCGGCGCTCGACCTGCGGAAGGACATCGTGAAGGCGGACGACCAGGGCATCGCGCCGACCGCGGACGCCCGGGTCGACGCGCTGCTGCGGCGTCCCCTGACGGCGGACGGCGCCGTGCAGGTCGCGCTGCTCAGGAACAGGGGCCTGCAGGCCGCCTTCAACGACCTCGGCGTCTCCGAGGCGCAGTACGTGCAGGCCACGCTGCCGCCCTCGCCGCGCCTCTCGATCACGCAATGGGGATTGGGTTTCAACACGGAGATCGAGCGCTCCGTCGCCGCCAGCGTGCTGGAGTTGGCGACGCTCCCGGTGCGTGCCGAGATCGCGCGGCAGCGGTTCACGGCCGATCAGTACAACGCGGCGGAGCAGGTCCTGCGGCTCGGGGGCGAGGCGCGGCGCCAATACTACCGCACCGTGGCGGCCAACCAGGCGACGGCTTTCCTCGAACAGGCCCTGGCCGGCGCCGGATCCGCGTCGACGCTCGCCACGCAGCTGGGCGAGACGGGCGCGCTGAACAAGCTGGAGCAGGCGCGCGAGCATGCTTTCTACAGCGAGCTCGGCGCGCAGCTCGCCAAGGCGCGGGTGCAGCAGCGGGCGGAGCGGGAGCGCCTGACCCGCCTGCTCGGGCTCTGGGGGCGGGAGATCGAGTTCCGGTTGCCCAACGGCCTGCCGGCCCTGCCCGGGAGGCTCGTCGACGGGCGCGCCATCGAGGCCGAGGCGATGAGCAAGCGGGCCGACGTGCAGGCCGCCCGCTTCGAGCTGCAATCGCTTGTGGGGCAGTTCGGGCTGAACCAGGCCAGCGGCTTCGTCAGCGTCTTCGATGCGGGCTTCGCGAACCGGTTCTCGCGGTCGAGGGCCGCGGGGGGCGAGGGCGGTGCCCCGAAGGTCGACAAGGCCAGCCTGAACGGGTTCTCGGCGGATCTCGTCGTCCCGATCTACGACTTCGGGGCCACCGCCGTGCGGGGCGCGCAGGAAAGCTACCTCGCCAGCGCCAACCGCCTGGCGGAGCGCGCGGTCAACGCCCGCTCCGAGGTGCGCGAGGCGTTCCAGCGCTATCGCGGCCAGTACGACATCACGCGGCATTACCAGACCAGCGTCCTGCCGCTGCGCAGGACGATCCAGGACCAGGCCCTGCTCCAGTACAGCGGCATGCTGCTGGACGTCACGACGCTGATCGTCGACGCCCGCGCCAGGATCCTGAGCAACATCCAGGCGATCGAGGCGCAGCGCGACTTCTGGATCGCGGCGACCGACCTCAAGGCGGCGACAGTCGGCGGCGGCTTCTCGGCAGACAATTTCGGCGGGGAGCCCGCGGGAGGCAGCCCGGGCACGAGCCTCGCCGTCGCGACGCCCGGCGGCTGA
- a CDS encoding DUF2231 domain-containing protein, which produces MIEVIPNWHPVAVHFTVALLITASALFVAGTLLRTSPSGIALTAAARWNLAVGIAVTAATLATGWYAYNTVAHDAASHENMTIHLRWAVATALVFLAAGGLAWLERRRGAGAGLALLALLAGGSGALAVTGWLGGENVYRYGLGVMALPKSGDHVHPGNGGLPHEHADEHAHDHGHDHSQGHGSADGHAPGDNRAAPDAAAGGGDAVTAPEAAAPHGHVH; this is translated from the coding sequence ATGATCGAGGTGATCCCGAACTGGCATCCGGTCGCGGTCCATTTCACGGTCGCCCTGCTCATCACGGCAAGCGCCCTCTTCGTCGCCGGGACCCTTCTCCGGACGTCGCCGTCGGGGATCGCCCTCACCGCGGCTGCGCGTTGGAACCTCGCGGTCGGCATCGCGGTCACGGCCGCGACCCTCGCCACCGGATGGTACGCCTACAACACGGTGGCGCACGACGCGGCCTCGCACGAGAACATGACGATCCACCTCCGCTGGGCCGTCGCCACCGCGCTGGTCTTCCTAGCCGCCGGCGGCTTGGCCTGGTTGGAGCGCCGGCGGGGCGCCGGTGCGGGCCTCGCGCTGCTGGCGCTTCTCGCCGGAGGTTCCGGCGCGCTGGCGGTGACGGGGTGGCTCGGCGGCGAGAACGTCTACCGCTACGGCCTGGGCGTCATGGCGCTCCCGAAGTCGGGCGACCACGTCCACCCCGGAAACGGCGGCCTCCCCCACGAGCATGCCGACGAACATGCCCACGACCACGGCCATGACCATAGCCAGGGACACGGCAGTGCGGACGGTCACGCGCCGGGGGACAATCGGGCCGCGCCGGATGCCGCGGCGGGAGGCGGCGATGCGGTGACGGCTCCGGAGGCCGCCGCTCCGCACGGCCACGTCCACTGA
- a CDS encoding sigma-70 family RNA polymerase sigma factor yields the protein MLARNPMVREGRGRCGVANDATYFELHGARCEPARLAPVPRTEEELRGLLVASLEGSAADYRLFLSRLGSHLRAYYKGKLIRSGRGDTEAEDLVQETLLVIHARRHTYDVTQPVTPWIHAIARYKLIDHLRRTRSATAEVPVEDAGVLVAHDDHVAAESSLDVERLLAHLPAKMRNAIRSTKVEGLSTAEAAQRSGMTETAVKVSVHRGLKALANLVGGKAR from the coding sequence ATGCTCGCCCGCAACCCCATGGTGCGGGAAGGTCGGGGGCGCTGCGGTGTGGCGAATGATGCGACGTACTTTGAGCTTCATGGCGCACGCTGCGAACCCGCACGCCTAGCCCCGGTGCCCCGGACGGAGGAGGAATTGCGTGGGTTGCTCGTCGCGAGTCTCGAAGGAAGTGCCGCCGACTACCGGCTCTTCCTCTCGCGTCTCGGGTCGCATTTGCGCGCGTACTACAAGGGCAAGCTGATCCGTTCCGGACGCGGCGACACCGAGGCGGAGGATCTGGTCCAGGAAACCCTTCTGGTGATCCATGCGCGCCGGCATACCTATGACGTCACGCAGCCGGTCACGCCTTGGATCCACGCCATCGCCCGTTACAAGCTCATCGACCACCTCCGCCGGACGCGTTCGGCGACGGCCGAGGTTCCCGTCGAGGATGCGGGCGTGCTGGTGGCCCACGACGACCATGTTGCCGCGGAGAGTTCGCTCGACGTCGAGCGGCTTCTCGCGCACCTGCCGGCGAAGATGAGGAACGCGATCCGGTCGACGAAGGTGGAGGGCCTGAGCACCGCCGAGGCGGCCCAGCGCTCCGGCATGACCGAGACCGCGGTCAAG